One Dunckerocampus dactyliophorus isolate RoL2022-P2 chromosome 15, RoL_Ddac_1.1, whole genome shotgun sequence genomic window, AAACACGTTGAAAGTCAATTTTGAGTGGATGTTGGAACATCAATTAACACCAAAGACACTCActctgtacacagaacacacggatatataaaatacagtcataaaaagatGCAAGTTATCACTGTGGATCTCTTATGAGCAGATCCTGTCACACGTTCAAGGAtacaatctttatccttaatagTCGTGGCAGTCAATCGGCTTGGACCAGGCATGCAGCCAGTGTTCAATGTTTCTCCCCTTTCTGAGAATGTTTGCGATGCCTGGTTTCACTTCCGTGGtggtggctttccttttcttcgtGCACTACGATTGGGGAAGTTTACTTCTCTCGTGGGATACATAACGACGGGCAGGATGTTGTCGAGAGAGAACAAGGGGTTGCTCATCAGTGTTGCTATGCGCAACTACGTATTCTTCCGGCACATGCACGTAACTACTTCTTGAGTGACTGTTGTATTTACAAATGAAACCACTTTGGTTGGAACTAAGCTTTTGATTACTGCATGGGGACGCTaaccatcaaaaaaaaaaaaaaaaaaaaaagagtacatTCCACCCAATTCTCGCCCCAACACTGCAAGCCACGCAAAACACACGCACATTagtcatgtttgttgtcagatAGTAGCCATTTGCAAATGTTTTGCTACTCACATGAGCTATCATTTaatgcagaggtgtccaaagttcggcccgggggccattagCACCCCACAGcagttaaaaattgtatttttttttttacaacagactaacaaaagcaaacaaacaaacaaaaaaaaaacagcagcagcaaaaatggaaacattagcaacaattttacaacaataaagtgaaaatatcaagagaacAAATAtggaatctaacaagaaaacgtAATTTACATAGCAGAAGGTTGAAATTATAAAGAAAGCcgtttttttaaagttacaatattatgaaaaacaaataaaacaaaaaataaagttgtaatttttgaaaaatttggttgcgaaaaaagttgttacgagaaaaagtcacaatattatgggtcATAAattcaagaagaaaatttacaaaataacagttgaaaaagttacaaaaaaaactgcaaaaatgaaaaaaaacctgctgtaattttacaaaaataacgtcaacatattaagaaaaaaagttgtatactaacgagaatttttttgttgttgcaattttacaagaacaaacacataacattatgaggaaaaataaagtcattttagtagcacagagttgaagaaaaaaatatgctatTTATTTGTAACTGGAAAAACtggaaaagtttgaatattatgggaataaagtcataatattacaaaaataaaatgaccaaggttatttatgaagaaagtttaaatatttggaaaaactaaaaaaacagcaaaaatgggaaaaaacgaGCAAAGAGCTAAGTTGATACTATATGCTTTTTTGCCTATATATCACAAAGCGGAGAtgcgtttttttcttgaaatataaataacttcttagcatattgctttacaaaatatcaacgtggcccttgcattctttcatttttcactatgtggctctcgctggaaaacatctggacacccctgatttaatgtAACCATaaagtgactctaaattgtcgatCCAGTCTGTGagactatacacacacacacacaaacggacatttacagtatgtctatagTGACATGAATACcagacagcgatgaatgacaaTCCTCTTATTTGGGTCGAACAATGCATATTTTATCTCAGAGTCGTAACAATTATaggcatttatttgttcaatttGTTCTTTTAAGCCATtactggtaacatatgctatcCGGTGATGGTGTTcctatattttttggttgaaaaaaaaagtgtagtttggaGCTGAAGAGTGACAGCACCTTTAATTTAAGAGAGTGCATCATAACCACAAAACGTCGCAAACCAAATACCGCCTGTACATTACATTTTGTAGTATTGTTATATCTAATGTCCctgttaaacaataaaaaaactaaactgaCCACCCAAGTTGGACGCGTAAAAGCTCACCTGTGTTCATTAATGTCCATCTCTAACTCTGCTGCTTTGGAGGCCATGCTGCGCTGTTCCTGACGCATCCTCTGAAATGTTGCCACCACCTGCCAATCGCGACAGCACTCATTGATTCATATGCacattttgatgttgttcaGACAATTTGCACCAACGTTGTAGAAGATGACAAAATATGCTTAACGCCAACCTGCTAAATTATGATGCAGTAGTTTGTGTAAATTTTGTAACGTGTAGTGTTTTGCGAGTGTCGTGTGGTGTCCACTGATAAAAATAGCGTTCACGCTAAGTGGACACAAACGACGGCTGTACACGTTAAAAGCCGACAATCATAAAGTAAGACACCAGAACCATCCACCATACAgcaactttttaaacattaagaAGCTTTATCTATTGAAGAATTTCATTGTGACAACACTATATTGGAGCCAGACGATGGCGATgagatgctaatgttagcactggCTAACTTTACGCACCCCGTGGATCCACGTTGCGCTACCGAAACAGAATCAGAACCAACAAGCAGACACAATGTGGTCAGGGTGTACGGGGCGGTACCTGTTCGGCGGAGGGACCGGACTGTTTACCTCCGCTAGTGGTGCCTGATTTAGTACCCGTGTTGCTACTGTTGGCTGCCATTTTTGAAAGGGTGTTGCTGGGAAGTGAAGGGCTGCCGGTGAGATTGCCTGTGCAGAAATAACACGTAACAAAACTGGTTAGTTTCGTTTGCGTTAGCTAACAATGTAAACAGACAAGGGAGTGTGTCTTCCTTTTGACGACTAATGAGAAAGGTGACAAAAATAGTTGCTGATAGCAGTTAAACTTTAACATGGAgtgaaatgttgacactgtgGTTTATTTAAACCAATGTTCTTCTCCGTTTTGGGATCATTTGCAAAAGTTAGTTCCTCGCTTCCTGCTGTGACTGTGAAGCTGCACTACAGGTACTCATTATTTCAGCTAttattatgacgttattgtcTAGTAACAGGTTTACAGAATTTGGTTGTAGAAGTCAAGTGTTTTGCACGAAATGGaagtacttttcttaaaacatTGTCAGAACATGTCACTGTAATATCAGTATTATTGCTTTTAACGTGAATTTCATTAACTGAATGATGAAGCTGTCCTTATACAGGATGTCCAGCGGTGGCAGGTCACTCGCTGCAGTGTGTCAGTTGAACGCCACTCCAGACAAGCAGGCCAACTTGTGTGCTGCCAAAAAGCTGCTGCAGGAGGCGGCACAGCAAGGCGCCAGCATGGCGTTCTTGCCTGAGGGCTTCGACTACATTGGCTCCAGTCAGGAGGAGACCTTGGCGCTGTCGGAGAGCCTAGAGGGGCACACAATGATGCAGTATTCTCAGATAGCCAGGTACATGTTTAGAAGTCTGTGAAAAGGTACATTCCCGTCACGCtcttgattcaagattcaagagttttcaaGAGATTCATTCCCTGGTTCCAGGAAGTTGGACATCTGGCTGTCTCTGGGGGGCTTCCATGAGCGAGGGCCAGCCTGGGAGGCTGAGCAGCGAATTTACAACAGCCATGTGGTCATGAACAACAAAGGTAGCTGAGGGTTTTTTACGGCCACTCCGTCACTTGTCTGCACTTGACATTTTCCTTCACACAGGTCAGATTGTGTCCATCTACAGGAAGTCCCACCTGTTTGACATGGAGCATCCTGAAAAGGCCATCTCAATAAAAGAAAGTGCCTTCACCATCCCAGGACCGGCGCTCGTGTCTCCGTTCCAAACTCCTGTTGGCAAGGTGTCTTTTCCTGACCTACACTCACGCTAGTATGGACTTTCCTTCTGGTGAATGTTGCCTGTTCTTTCAGGTTGGTTTGGGAATCTGCTATGATTTAAGATTTCCTGAGCTGTCACTGGCGCTCCAAAAGAATGGAGCTGAGATTCTGTCGTTCCCATCAGCCTTCACTGGAGTCACTGGAGCTGCCCACTGGGAGGTAACAAGAATGAGACGTGTGCTTGATGCAATACATCCCCCTCTAAGAACCTTTCATTGCCAGGTGCTGCTACGTGCAAGAGCCATTGAGAATCAATGCTACGTCCTGGCGGCGGCGCAGGTCGGCCAGCACCATGAAAAGCGCTCATCCTATGGCCACACCATGGCAGTGGACCCCTGGGGTGTGGTGATGGGTGACTGTGGAGGAGAGAAAGCAGGGATGCTGCTGGTGGAGGTGGACCTGGACAAGTTGAGCAGAATCCGCACAAATATGCCGCTCCAAAAGCACCGCAGAGATGAGAagttttacaccacattgtctGATAACCGATGAAATAGTAAAACATCATGACAGATGTGTGGAAATCAATAATTGGAATAGAAGTTATATTATTTGTATGTGCTAGCTCAGTGGCTTTCTCATACCGACCATGATGGAATAAATTAATGCTTTACAAACATCAGTCtgacaaataacattttattaattattggtATTGTATTAagtgtaacaaaataaaataatattacaaaacaacacaaagtggAGTACAGTACAAGAAACATATAAAAAGGTAACAGTTTTGCTGTCCTCAGGTTTGGGGACAAATAAGGAGGACATTCTTCGTCCACTGTGACGTCATACATTGATAATGAGCTCGGCtatgggaaacaggaagtaaacgtCACCGACACCTG contains:
- the nit1 gene encoding deaminated glutathione amidase isoform X2, encoding MRKFLASCCDCEAALQLSLYRMSSGGRSLAAVCQLNATPDKQANLCAAKKLLQEAAQQGASMAFLPEGFDYIGSSQEETLALSESLEGHTMMQYSQIARKLDIWLSLGGFHERGPAWEAEQRIYNSHVVMNNKGQIVSIYRKSHLFDMEHPEKAISIKESAFTIPGPALVSPFQTPVGKVGLGICYDLRFPELSLALQKNGAEILSFPSAFTGVTGAAHWEVLLRARAIENQCYVLAAAQVGQHHEKRSSYGHTMAVDPWGVVMGDCGGEKAGMLLVEVDLDKLSRIRTNMPLQKHRRDEKFYTTLSDNR
- the nit1 gene encoding deaminated glutathione amidase isoform X1; the protein is MFFSVLGSFAKVSSSLPAVTVKLHYRMSSGGRSLAAVCQLNATPDKQANLCAAKKLLQEAAQQGASMAFLPEGFDYIGSSQEETLALSESLEGHTMMQYSQIARKLDIWLSLGGFHERGPAWEAEQRIYNSHVVMNNKGQIVSIYRKSHLFDMEHPEKAISIKESAFTIPGPALVSPFQTPVGKVGLGICYDLRFPELSLALQKNGAEILSFPSAFTGVTGAAHWEVLLRARAIENQCYVLAAAQVGQHHEKRSSYGHTMAVDPWGVVMGDCGGEKAGMLLVEVDLDKLSRIRTNMPLQKHRRDEKFYTTLSDNR
- the nit1 gene encoding deaminated glutathione amidase isoform X3, producing MSSGGRSLAAVCQLNATPDKQANLCAAKKLLQEAAQQGASMAFLPEGFDYIGSSQEETLALSESLEGHTMMQYSQIARKLDIWLSLGGFHERGPAWEAEQRIYNSHVVMNNKGQIVSIYRKSHLFDMEHPEKAISIKESAFTIPGPALVSPFQTPVGKVGLGICYDLRFPELSLALQKNGAEILSFPSAFTGVTGAAHWEVLLRARAIENQCYVLAAAQVGQHHEKRSSYGHTMAVDPWGVVMGDCGGEKAGMLLVEVDLDKLSRIRTNMPLQKHRRDEKFYTTLSDNR